Genomic window (Mustela erminea isolate mMusErm1 chromosome X, mMusErm1.Pri, whole genome shotgun sequence):
GATATCAGTTATCCATTTGGGTTTCCCCTTCAGTGAATTAGCTTGTTcctattatttcatcttttctaatgATAGAGTTGTTTTCTCCTTGATTTACAGCTaatctgctcattttcttttccacagAGGCTTTACCCCCACTGAGGTCCCCTGGTTATGGGTGTTATTTACTATCTTCTGAATATTTGTTCCTATAGGAATTAACTCAAAAGAGTCTTCCATTCTGAACacttaagctttttatttatattctgatgACTTCTATGCTGACACCACTAGTTGCTATATTATAACTGGATTCTAGTACCACATTTACGTGCATATTAGCCAATTACCATagactattttactttatttatccTTCCTTAGTATGTGAAGAATTGGCATCATCATTGCCCACATCAGGAATCCTCTGACAAAATTACAAATTTTGTcagattctgtttatttcttccctctttgtTATCTTCTCTTACTAATTACTttgcaattccttttttttttaagaatactaTCCAGATACACTCTCATCTTAATTCCTAGTGGCATCACCCAAAAGCAGATCTGTATTTTCTTATGCTTGGCTTCTTTTATTCCTAATGAGATTTGCAGATTCGCTTCTTCTATCTGGTCCATCCTAAATGCTCCTGATAGATTTCATTACCTAAAACATTGCATTTATCTTTGTCACGGGCTTTACAAAGTAAACTTACAATTATTCCCTATTATATAACACATGACCAGTGTGGCCCATGTAGTTCCAGTTCAGGTTGTATCCATACAGTTCCTTAATTCATGCATTCCTCAAATTTTCACCTGATCTTTAATGCCTACCATAGATGAAGTTCGTCTCTGCATCCAGGATCTTTATTATCTTTTGTTCTGCCTATCCAGGTAATAGACACTTTCCTATTGTTTCATTTCAGGTTATTATCTATTCCATGAAATGGCAAATTTATTGCCCTTCTCAGTTTCTGTTGCCCTGCCCCTCAGATGCTTCTGCCCCTAGTAATTTTTGGAAGTCCCTGAAAATAATAAGAGTAGgttattttcagtgtttgaaCACTAAACATGAAGGGAACACTTAACACTATTAACTCACTGAATTTGTGGAGGATAAGAATATAAGAGGATTTTGCTATATTTCGGAGGGACTTTCaaaagactatactttcagggctcatttctatagtttgttactAGAGAAGTCTCTCTGAATGTGTAGAGTATCTGAAACCACAAGGAGGAGGCACAGTGTTCTCTCCTGAGCGTGAAGCCGGCTTTTGGTGTTGCTTTTTGTTACTGCCATTTGCTGTTGATGATGAtcgtttttctctcccttccggAGGGACTTTTAAAAACTCTACTGAGAGGTTTCAGTAGAACACAGACTGTAATTGGTAAGTAAAAGCAGCAGCACCAAATAATAAGAGTTCCCTGCTTAGGCATTGTATTTCTATTATGATAGAAATCCATTAAAATGAATAGCACAGAAAGTGTCTACTGTTGagctttaggggaaaaaagtctcCCTAGCACTATGATCAGattaatttttcaaagcaaaagGCTTAAACTGCTTAATGAAGCGTAAGTACATGTTCAAATGGCACAAAAGAAAGTGCTAAGCAGGCTAAATGAAGGAGAGGGCATGAATGTGTCTTTTGATTCGCGAGTAAACGGGACTTTCAGAGGCAGTTTTGTGAGTGGCAAATAGAATGCAAGCTTGCACACGCAGCTGTTATCTAGGCTGCTGACTCTCCATTTATGTGCTGTTCATTGAATCTGTGGGCTCAGGAAAGGTATAGAGAAGCTTACTATTGCAGGAGCAGATTTTCAAGACTCTGATATGTCTCATGCATTATtctgataatgaaaacatttgtgaTTCCCACTCTGGGTGAAACTAGTTTATGAATTATGTTAAAGCTTATTTGTAGCAATAAAGATATAAGGTACAGTGACTTAAATGCTAAAgaattttacttctctttctaaTATCACAGGCCTTTGAAACACCTCATTTCTCATGTTTATTATGGAATCCAGGTTCCTTCCATCACATAACCCCACCATctcttgggggttttttggtggcACCTGCACATTTGTATCTGTGTTACTGCCAAGTCCAGATTTTAGTAAGCAAGAAGGTAGAAGAGGGTATAGAGAAAACATTCCTACTGTCTCAGTGCTCTGGCTTGAAAGTGGTACCCATCATTTTCCCTCACATTCTGCGGATGAGAACATTGTCACGTGGCCATACCCAGTTTCAAAGGAGGCTGAGAAATGTTATATGACTAGGCAGTCATACGCCTGGCTTCTACTCtgttaatgaaaaagaatgatgaaaCAGATTCTAGTGGACAGTTTTCAGCCTCCCCAGATAGCTTGTCTTCTCTCTGATTCTAAGCTTCTTGTTAGATGTATATGTTTTTAGGGCCAAGGAAACAATCTGACCTAGGTGGAGAGTTGGGAGCATAGAGATCTGGTTATTGTTTGTATAGCACAGGATGGCTATGGCTACAGTATGTTTCCTATAGGTATGAACAAATTAGTTTTTTCTTGGTTCTATCGAGATATTGACACACATCACTGTATATGTTTAAGGTGTACTACATAATGACTTGACTTAAATCcgttgtgaaatgattatcacaataagCCTTGTTAAAATCCATGTCATAAAgatgccaaaaaaagaaaaaagtgtgtttTCCTTGTAATGAGAACTCTTAGAATCTACTATGTTAGCAAATTAAGTTGATTTTTGAGCACATTGATTTGGTACTATTGCTAATAAGCAAAAAGGAGCAAGAGTCATGGATTTAGAATCAAAAGCTAATGtgaactgggacgcctgggtggctcagttggttgggcggctgccttcggctcaggtcatgatcccagcgttctgggatcgagtcccacatcgggctccttgctcggcggggagcctgcttctccctctgcctctagcctgccactctatctgcctgtgcttgcgctctgtatctctctctctagcaaataaataaaatctttaaaaaaaaaagctaatgtgaACTTGGACTCCAAATCACCGCCTCCAAACCTAGTCTCTGCACAGATATTTTCCCTTAAAACCTTTGTCTTTTCAATCTTCAGTCCATCCTACTTTATATCTCTCTATCCACCTACTTCATATCCTACCAAAATAGAGCTAGAATTCTTCTGTTGAACGCCAGTCTTCAACACTTAATAACTATATGTTTTAAggcaaattatataaataacCATTCTGAGCTTCACTTTCCTTATCTACAATAGGGAGATAATAATCAAAAATACCTCAAATGGCTTTTGAAAGgatgggttgtgtgtgtgtgtacacacacacacacacacacacacacacatatgtatatatatttcttagagCAGTGCTTGGAACATTGTAAATGTTATGCAGGAATTTGGCACATAAATGCTATATGTGTCTCTCTTGTCATCATTGTGGCCATCATCATCATATTTACCGGTTTCCCCCATGTTCAATTCATATTAGTTTATGAGTACCTTTTAATCCTCTGTTACCTATTCATTGTGTCAAttttactgtctctctctttttagatgGGAAGTTTGGGATTAAGACCTCACAAAAGAGAATTTCTGGAAAAGCTTCCTTTCACGGTGAAATGGAGGGTGAAGATACAAGAGATGACTCACTGTATTCCATTTTAGAAGAACTGTGGCAAGATTCTGAGAAGATAAAAAGATACCAGGAAAAACAGAGCAAACCTCTGAGTCATGCTGCTTTCATCAATAAGAAAGTAGTGAATACAGAGTGGGATTTTGAATATAAAGACAGTGGAAAATTTGTTCATCCAAGGCCAAATCATATTCCTTCACCGAAAAGACCGCATAAATGTGACTCATTTGGAAAGAGTTTTAGGCATAATTTAGACATACATATTCCTAGTAAAAACAATGCAGTGAAGAACTTTGATAAAAATACCGGACATGGTCAAGTTTTCACGCAGAGCTCTTCTTATACTAACCATGAAAACACTCATACAGGAGTGCAGTTCTGTGAAAGTGATCAGTGTGGAAAGGTCCTCAGCCTCAAACAAGCATTCAGTCACAATCTGAAATTTCCTGCTGGGGAGAAAGCAGACATGTGTTCTGAATTTGGGAAGATCTTCACCCAGAAGTCACACCTCTTTCCACCTCAGAGAATCCACACTATGGAAAAACCTCATGAACTTAGCAAGTGCGTAGATGTGTTTACACAGAAGCCACTACTCAGTATATATCTAAGagttcacagagatgaaaaactgTATATATGTACTGAGTGTGGGAAGGCTTTCATACAGAATTCAGAATTAATTGTGCATAAGAAAACCCACACTAGAGAAAAACCCTATAAATGCAATGAGTGTGGAAAATCATTTTTCCAGGTGTCCTCTCTACTCAGACATCAAACAactcacactggagaaaaactCTATGAATGCAGCGAATGTGGGAAAGGCTTCTCCCTGAACTCAGCCCTCAATGTACATCAgaaaattcatactggagagagacACCACAAGTGTGgggagtgtgggaaagcctttaccCAAAAATCCACACTCAGGAtgcatcagagaattcatacaggagAGAGATCTTACATATGTACTGAATGTGGGCAGGCGTTCATCCAGAAGGCACACTTGATTGCCCATCAGAGAatccacactggagagaagccctatgaatgCAGTGACTGTGGGAAATCTTTCCCTTCTAAGTCACAACTCCAGATGCATAAGCgaattcacacaggagagaaaccgtATATATGCActgaat
Coding sequences:
- the ZNF81 gene encoding zinc finger protein 81; the protein is MPANRSSPRPSLALGMGTCDDSCEVSVSFEDVTVDFSKEEWQQLDPAQRRLYRDVTLENYSHLRSVGYEVPKPEVIFKLEQGEEPWILERKTPHQSHTDGKFGIKTSQKRISGKASFHGEMEGEDTRDDSLYSILEELWQDSEKIKRYQEKQSKPLSHAAFINKKVVNTEWDFEYKDSGKFVHPRPNHIPSPKRPHKCDSFGKSFRHNLDIHIPSKNNAVKNFDKNTGHGQVFTQSSSYTNHENTHTGVQFCESDQCGKVLSLKQAFSHNLKFPAGEKADMCSEFGKIFTQKSHLFPPQRIHTMEKPHELSKCVDVFTQKPLLSIYLRVHRDEKLYICTECGKAFIQNSELIVHKKTHTREKPYKCNECGKSFFQVSSLLRHQTTHTGEKLYECSECGKGFSLNSALNVHQKIHTGERHHKCGECGKAFTQKSTLRMHQRIHTGERSYICTECGQAFIQKAHLIAHQRIHTGEKPYECSDCGKSFPSKSQLQMHKRIHTGEKPYICTECGKAFTNRSNLNTHQKSHTGEKSYICAECGKAFTDRSNFNKHQTIHTGEKPYVCADCGRAFIQKSELITHQRIHTTEKPYKCPECEKSFSKKPHLKVHQRIHTGEKPYMCAECGKAFTDRSNFNKHQTIHTGDKPYKCSDCGKGFTQKSVLSMHRNIHT